The DNA segment TGTACAAGAGTATCTTTCTGGTCTTGGTTCACTACGTGATATTTGTAAAAAACATAAAATTTCCAGTACTCGTACACTCAGGAAATGGATTGCGCTGTATAATGGTCATAAGGAGCTAAAGGCTTCCAGAACAGGAGGATGTAGTCTTATGACCAAAGGAAGAAAAACAACGTTTGAAGAAAGAGTGGAAATTGCATCCTACTGCATTTCCCATGGCCATAACTATGCTGAAACATCAGAAAACTTTAAGGTGTCCTATCAGCAGGCACGAAATTACACTATCAAATACGAAACAGGCGGAGTTCCTGCATTACAGGATAACCGCGGCAAAAGAAAATCGGAAGATTCTCTTACAGAGGTGGAAAAGCTTCAAGCGGAGTTGAAACTGGAAAAAGCCAAACGGCAACGTGCAGAAATGGAGTTATCATTCTTAAAAAAATTAGAGGAAATCGAAAGGAGGCGGGGCTGAGCCTGATCCGCCACGAGCATATCTATCAGGCTGTCAAAGAAGAACAGGAAGAACACGATTATCCGATACAGGAGCTTTGTAAGATTGGCGGTGTTTCAAGGGCGGCTTATTACAAATGGCTGAACCATGAAATGTCAGAGAATGAACAGGAAAACCGAAAAATTGCGGAACTGATAGAAAAAATCCACATAGAATCACCTGATAAGGGTTATCGCAGAATCCGTGATGAGTTGGAGCGTTACCATGACATTGATGTAAATGATAAACGTGTTTTGCGCATCTGCCGGAAACTTGGTATCAAATCCACTATCAAATATGCAAACGATAGCTGTACAAGACAGGCTGCAAATCCACAGTACATAGCCGAAAATATCCTGAATCGTGAATTCACGGCAGAAGCTCCGAATGAAAAGTGGTTGACCGATGTAACGGAATTTCATTACTATATCGGAATTGAAAAGCACAAGGTATATTTAAGTGCAATTCTTGACCTGTATGACCGAAGAATCGTATCCTACCGTATTGGCGACAGTAATAGTAATGCATTAGTGTTTGATACCTTTGATGATGCAGTCAAAGATAATCCTGAAGCACATCCAATGTTTCACAGTGACAGAGGCTTTCAATACACCAATAGAGCCTTTCATGCAAAACTTGAAGCAGCAGGGATGATGCAGAGCATGTCCAGAGTAGCAAAGTGTATCGATAATGGACCAATGGAAGGATTCTGGGGAATTCTAAAACGGGAGCGTTATTATGGTAAACGATTTATGGACAGAGAATCACTGGTGGTCATGATAGAGAAATATATCAATTACTATAACAACAGACGTTTGCAGAGGAAGCTTGGTATAGTAACACCAATGGAGAAACACGAAAAATATTTACAGGCAGCGTAAAAATCTGCCAGCAGGTGATACCTACTGGCAGAAAAAAATTATATTTTTTTGATTGTCTACTTGACGGGAAGCAGTTCAGCGACTCTGGGGCTTTTCGTATTCCCGAAGGAAAGATTTATTTCGTTTGTCTATCTAAAACAACATCTCCACCATCTGATAAAAATTTTTCGCCTCCCAGGCGCTTCTTCCCACGAAAAGCCCGTCCACGTCCGGCTGGTTTAAATAGCCGGCGGCGTTTTGAGGGTTGACGCTGCCTCCGTAAAGGAGCGGGATGTCTGCACCGGCCGAACCGAACAGCTCTGTCAGGCAGCGGCGCATGGCGTGATGGCGCTCGCCCACATACCCGGCATCGGCGGGCACACCCGAAGTGCCAATGGCCCAGACCGGCTCGTAGGCAATCCGGAGCATGGAAATGGCTTCTTTCGGATATCCGTAAAGATCCTGTTTTAACTGCATCCGCAGCGTCTCGTCGCTTACACCGGCGTTTTTCTGAGCTGCTGTTTCACCGACGCATAACAGCGGGCTCAGGGCGTTTTGGACGGCTGACAGGACTTTTTTATTTAATT comes from the Eubacteriaceae bacterium Marseille-Q4139 genome and includes:
- a CDS encoding transposase codes for the protein MRKYSAEDKLRMVKLILEAKHSITSVSTGEGIHPTTLEEWIRNYQSMGSETFYNKGWTKRTSAEKEIAVQEYLSGLGSLRDICKKHKISSTRTLRKWIALYNGHKELKASRTGGCSLMTKGRKTTFEERVEIASYCISHGHNYAETSENFKVSYQQARNYTIKYETGGVPALQDNRGKRKSEDSLTEVEKLQAELKLEKAKRQRAEMELSFLKKLEEIERRRG
- a CDS encoding IS3 family transposase, which encodes MRGNRKEAGLSLIRHEHIYQAVKEEQEEHDYPIQELCKIGGVSRAAYYKWLNHEMSENEQENRKIAELIEKIHIESPDKGYRRIRDELERYHDIDVNDKRVLRICRKLGIKSTIKYANDSCTRQAANPQYIAENILNREFTAEAPNEKWLTDVTEFHYYIGIEKHKVYLSAILDLYDRRIVSYRIGDSNSNALVFDTFDDAVKDNPEAHPMFHSDRGFQYTNRAFHAKLEAAGMMQSMSRVAKCIDNGPMEGFWGILKRERYYGKRFMDRESLVVMIEKYINYYNNRRLQRKLGIVTPMEKHEKYLQAA
- a CDS encoding triose-phosphate isomerase, which translates into the protein MRPRYFGTNLKMYKTAHETAQFLGELTRLFHDKKKEALTLFVIPSSPSLETAAGCLKDSQILLGAQNMHWATEGQFTGEVSAKMLTELGVSMVMLGHSERRHIFGETDGELNKKVLSAVQNALSPLLCVGETAAQKNAGVSDETLRMQLKQDLYGYPKEAISMLRIAYEPVWAIGTSGVPADAGYVGERHHAMRRCLTELFGSAGADIPLLYGGSVNPQNAAGYLNQPDVDGLFVGRSAWEAKNFYQMVEMLF